A single region of the Streptomyces sp. NBC_01803 genome encodes:
- a CDS encoding FxLD family lanthipeptide: MADLRVSDSATVLAEPPDTGEVDDEFTLDVRVVVSTRLSTKSDCATDDGCGPTCEDGASACDSFIDDPA; this comes from the coding sequence ATGGCGGATCTCCGCGTCTCGGACAGCGCCACCGTGCTGGCCGAACCGCCGGACACGGGCGAGGTCGATGACGAGTTCACGCTGGACGTGCGTGTCGTGGTGTCCACCCGGCTCAGCACGAAGTCGGATTGCGCCACCGACGACGGCTGTGGCCCGACCTGCGAGGACGGCGCCAGCGCCTGCGACTCGTTCATTGACGACCCTGCCTGA
- a CDS encoding lantibiotic dehydratase, with amino-acid sequence MPFDLDLAGPGGPARGRAWLTALWQRAEIREALGAASPVLCRQIEEIAAGKQPDARRVRKSVLSLVSYLLRWQGRPTPFGLFAGVAPVSLGQAPRVAWGGDHRTVVRADAAWLADIIARLHRCRPLLEHLAVVASNAGQVRGGRYVVPGAASDVHGHQLAPLEVSVRYTRPVAAALDAARSPIPYRELRALLADRFPAAGPEKVDTLLGDLVDQHVLISSLRPPMTGMDALGHVCTALEAADARSIPGVADLAGQLYAIRDELAERPAARWSGTAGLVKRMRALSNAAPVPLVADTTVDCDVQLPEFVAREAERAVGVLSRLSPYPVGYPQWRDYHGRFRARYGAGAVVPVRDLVADSGLGLPAGYLDSAWQRAPQQLTERDGTLLALVQQAMLDDREEIVLTERLVCALAAGQDAEPLPVPRAEVAAEIHAPSLDALARGAFRLVIAGTPRPGSSMAGRFAHLLPAQEQARLAETYRAADPEATAAQLSFAPRRRRSENIARTPQLLPHVIALAEHRAPHPGDIPLADLAVIADERHFHLVRLSTGRRVEPRVLHALEAGVQTPPLARFLAEITTARCAVYKSFDFGAATHLPYLPRVRYQRTILAAARWLLTAAELPHPRAEMPAWEAAFEAWRTTRRVPDHVSLTEHGQRLPLDLTHPVHRLLLRTRLNSTQRLELREAPTPKDVGWLGRAHEVLLPLTLAAPARSGPAPAPIPPQAVQADAGHLPGRSPILHAHLHGHPARFDEILTDHLPRLISDFDQPPRWWFGRRRALPRPDADQHLALSIRLPEPSAYGPAAELLHTWTRHLRGQGLAAHATLATYQPQPGRYGHGPTMDAAQAVFAADSAAALTQIRMAALGQVHPQALAAASLIDLAGSFTEAVDDGLTWLVEHLPQQHGPLDRTLRDQALRLADPHGAWAALRAEPGGMNVVRAWRVRAAALTVYREHLAAQRDPLPVLKGLIHLHHVRALGIDQDLERITGRLARACALREITRSRA; translated from the coding sequence GTGCCTTTCGACCTTGACCTGGCCGGCCCGGGCGGGCCTGCGCGGGGACGGGCCTGGCTGACTGCGCTGTGGCAGCGCGCGGAGATCCGGGAGGCACTGGGCGCCGCGAGCCCGGTGTTGTGCCGTCAGATCGAGGAGATCGCGGCCGGGAAGCAACCGGATGCCCGGCGGGTACGCAAGAGCGTGCTCTCCCTTGTCTCCTACCTGCTGCGCTGGCAGGGCCGCCCGACGCCCTTCGGCCTGTTCGCCGGGGTCGCTCCTGTGTCGCTGGGGCAGGCGCCGCGCGTGGCATGGGGCGGGGACCACCGCACGGTAGTGCGGGCGGACGCGGCCTGGCTCGCTGACATAATCGCCCGGCTCCACCGGTGCCGCCCGCTGCTGGAACATCTTGCCGTGGTCGCCAGCAACGCCGGGCAGGTGAGGGGCGGCCGGTACGTGGTGCCGGGGGCGGCGAGCGACGTGCACGGCCATCAACTGGCGCCGCTGGAGGTGTCGGTGCGCTACACCCGGCCGGTCGCCGCCGCGCTGGACGCGGCCCGGAGCCCCATCCCATACCGCGAACTGCGCGCGCTCCTGGCCGACCGGTTCCCCGCCGCCGGCCCAGAGAAGGTCGATACCTTGCTCGGCGACCTCGTCGACCAGCACGTCCTCATCTCAAGCCTGCGGCCGCCCATGACCGGCATGGACGCCCTCGGCCACGTGTGCACCGCTCTCGAGGCCGCCGATGCCCGCTCGATCCCCGGGGTCGCGGACCTGGCCGGCCAGCTGTATGCGATACGGGACGAACTCGCCGAACGCCCGGCCGCACGGTGGTCCGGCACAGCCGGACTCGTCAAACGGATGAGAGCGCTCAGCAACGCGGCACCGGTGCCGCTGGTCGCCGACACCACCGTCGACTGCGACGTCCAGCTTCCGGAATTCGTGGCCCGGGAAGCGGAGAGAGCCGTCGGCGTCCTGTCACGGCTGTCCCCGTACCCGGTCGGGTATCCCCAGTGGCGTGACTACCACGGCCGGTTCCGGGCCCGCTACGGGGCCGGTGCAGTCGTGCCCGTGCGGGACTTGGTGGCCGATAGCGGGCTCGGCCTGCCGGCCGGCTACCTGGACTCCGCCTGGCAGCGCGCTCCCCAGCAGCTGACCGAGCGCGACGGGACGCTCCTCGCCCTGGTGCAGCAAGCGATGCTGGACGACCGCGAGGAGATCGTCCTGACCGAGCGGCTGGTCTGCGCACTCGCCGCTGGCCAGGACGCGGAGCCTCTTCCCGTCCCGCGGGCCGAGGTGGCGGCCGAGATCCACGCCCCGTCCCTGGATGCCCTGGCCCGCGGCGCGTTCCGCCTGGTCATCGCTGGCACACCCCGGCCCGGCAGCAGCATGGCCGGCCGGTTCGCGCACCTGCTCCCTGCGCAGGAGCAGGCCCGGCTCGCCGAGACCTACCGGGCGGCCGACCCCGAGGCGACCGCCGCCCAGCTATCGTTCGCCCCCCGCCGCAGGCGCAGCGAGAACATCGCCCGCACCCCGCAACTGCTGCCTCACGTGATCGCCCTGGCCGAGCACCGCGCACCGCACCCAGGCGACATCCCCCTGGCGGACCTCGCGGTCATCGCCGACGAGCGCCACTTCCACCTCGTGCGGCTCTCGACCGGCCGGCGCGTCGAACCCCGCGTCCTTCACGCGCTGGAAGCCGGCGTCCAGACACCGCCGCTCGCCCGCTTCCTCGCGGAGATCACCACCGCCCGGTGCGCGGTGTACAAGTCGTTCGACTTCGGTGCCGCCACCCACCTGCCCTACCTGCCCCGGGTGCGCTACCAGCGCACCATCCTGGCTGCGGCCCGATGGCTGCTCACCGCCGCAGAACTACCCCACCCCCGGGCGGAGATGCCCGCGTGGGAGGCCGCCTTCGAGGCGTGGCGGACCACCCGGCGTGTCCCCGACCACGTCAGCCTCACCGAGCACGGCCAACGGCTCCCCCTGGACCTCACCCACCCCGTTCACCGGCTCCTGCTGCGCACCCGCCTGAACAGCACGCAACGCCTCGAACTGCGCGAAGCCCCCACCCCGAAGGACGTGGGATGGCTGGGGCGCGCCCACGAGGTTCTCCTCCCTCTCACCCTGGCCGCACCCGCCCGCAGCGGCCCCGCGCCCGCACCGATACCGCCGCAGGCCGTCCAGGCTGATGCCGGGCATCTGCCGGGCCGCTCCCCCATCCTCCACGCGCACCTTCACGGCCACCCGGCACGTTTCGACGAGATCCTCACCGATCACCTGCCGCGCCTGATCAGCGACTTCGACCAGCCACCGCGCTGGTGGTTCGGCCGCCGCCGCGCGCTGCCACGCCCCGACGCCGACCAGCATCTGGCCCTGTCGATTCGCCTGCCCGAGCCCAGCGCGTACGGCCCGGCCGCCGAACTCCTGCACACCTGGACGAGGCACCTGCGCGGCCAGGGACTGGCCGCGCACGCCACGCTGGCCACCTACCAGCCGCAGCCGGGGCGCTACGGCCACGGGCCGACGATGGACGCCGCGCAGGCGGTGTTCGCCGCGGACTCCGCGGCGGCGCTCACCCAGATCCGCATGGCCGCCCTGGGCCAGGTGCACCCACAGGCCCTGGCCGCGGCCAGCCTGATCGACCTGGCCGGCAGCTTCACCGAGGCCGTGGACGACGGCCTCACCTGGCTGGTCGAGCACCTGCCGCAGCAGCACGGACCGCTGGATCGGACGCTGCGCGACCAGGCCCTCCGGCTTGCCGACCCGCACGGCGCGTGGGCGGCGCTGCGCGCCGAGCCGGGAGGGATGAACGTGGTCCGGGCCTGGCGGGTGCGGGCTGCGGCCCTCACGGTCTACCGCGAGCACCTGGCCGCCCAGCGCGACCCCCTGCCCGTCCTGAAAGGGCTCATTCACCTGCACCACGTGCGCGCCCTGGGCATCGACCAGGACCTCGAAAGGATCACCGGCCGCCTTGCCCGCGCCTGCGCACTCCGCGAGATCACCCGGAGCCGCGCATGA
- a CDS encoding lanthionine synthetase C family protein: MTAPLPTGPAQVAGHLAAHLATPGPPAPQEAQEAQSLSRGAAGIALLHIERAHTGHGTWRQAHTWITAATASEVSAADTAGLYSGAPAIAFMLQAAHASSSRRYTAALATVDTHVAALAHRRVDAAMTRIQQGALPSFLEYDIFSGLTGIGAHLLRRDPGGSALERTLRYLAALTRPLPGDGRSLPGWWVGHDPRTRTSARYPGGHSNHGAAHGITGPLLLLSQAARRGITIDGYLDAIDTIATWLDTWKQDSDAGPWWPETVTLNDLRAGRPTQPGPARPSWCYGTPGITRALQLAALATGDTARQRAAEQALAACLSDPAQLARLTDTGLCHGGAGVYQTAWRAAQDAITPELDAVLPHLADALARHTRPQPGHGPGFLGGIAGTALALTTAARNAAPASGWDACLLID, from the coding sequence ATGACCGCCCCGCTCCCCACCGGGCCCGCGCAGGTAGCCGGCCACCTCGCCGCGCACCTGGCCACCCCCGGGCCCCCCGCCCCGCAGGAGGCCCAGGAGGCGCAGTCCCTGAGCCGGGGCGCCGCCGGGATCGCCCTGCTCCACATCGAACGCGCCCACACCGGCCACGGGACCTGGAGGCAGGCCCACACCTGGATCACCGCCGCGACAGCCAGCGAGGTCAGCGCCGCCGACACCGCCGGGCTGTACTCCGGTGCGCCCGCGATCGCCTTCATGCTGCAAGCCGCCCACGCCAGCTCCTCCCGCCGGTACACCGCCGCCCTCGCCACGGTCGACACACACGTCGCCGCTCTCGCCCACCGCCGCGTTGATGCCGCCATGACCCGCATCCAACAAGGCGCCCTCCCCAGCTTCCTGGAGTACGACATCTTCTCCGGCCTGACCGGCATCGGCGCCCATCTCCTGCGCCGGGACCCGGGCGGCAGCGCCCTGGAACGCACCCTGCGCTACCTCGCCGCCCTCACCCGGCCCCTGCCGGGCGACGGCCGGTCCCTGCCGGGCTGGTGGGTCGGCCACGACCCGCGCACCCGAACCTCCGCCCGCTACCCCGGCGGCCACAGCAACCACGGCGCCGCGCACGGCATCACCGGTCCCCTCCTGCTGCTGAGCCAGGCCGCCCGGCGCGGCATCACCATCGACGGCTACCTGGACGCCATCGACACCATCGCCACCTGGCTCGACACCTGGAAACAGGACAGCGACGCCGGGCCCTGGTGGCCCGAAACCGTCACCCTGAACGACCTGCGCGCCGGCCGGCCCACGCAACCGGGTCCCGCCCGCCCAAGCTGGTGCTACGGCACCCCCGGCATCACCCGCGCCCTCCAGCTCGCCGCCCTCGCCACCGGCGACACCGCACGCCAGCGCGCCGCCGAACAGGCCCTGGCCGCCTGCCTGTCCGACCCCGCGCAGCTCGCCCGGCTCACCGACACCGGCCTGTGCCACGGCGGAGCCGGGGTCTACCAGACCGCCTGGCGCGCCGCACAGGACGCCATCACCCCGGAGCTGGACGCGGTCCTGCCCCACCTGGCCGACGCCCTCGCCCGCCACACCCGGCCGCAGCCGGGCCACGGCCCCGGATTCCTGGGCGGCATCGCCGGCACGGCCCTCGCCCTGACCACCGCCGCGCGCAACGCGGCGCCGGCCTCCGGATGGGACGCATGCCTGCTGATCGACTGA
- a CDS encoding thiopeptide-type bacteriocin biosynthesis protein, producing the protein MPADRLNPTRNGRHNSNTTPTETEQAILDVLTGTPLDDAAARARMEPTDLDAAARIYQHAGRRALQQATDPTWWQIYLQFTDWDSAEQTAAEHLAPLLNDAGTGGPISAWWFIRKRPCWRLRIRLNPRSHATTRVSTALDRLTAAGRIQRWWTGIYEPETPAFGGPDGMTCAHELFHADSRAILALHHHTNPLGRRELSVLLCTVLMRAASLEWYEMGDTWHQVTAERPLPPDIPPHRLQGMAQDLRQLLRADTTPDGPMLGPADPIGFAAPWAAAFRQAGHTLGAAARNGSLDRGLRQILAYHVIFHWNRLGLPARTQSILARAARDAIMVSPSDPPLI; encoded by the coding sequence ATGCCTGCTGATCGACTGAACCCCACCCGGAACGGACGCCACAACAGCAACACCACCCCGACGGAAACCGAGCAGGCCATCCTCGACGTCCTGACCGGAACACCGCTCGACGACGCCGCCGCACGCGCCCGCATGGAGCCGACCGACCTGGACGCCGCCGCACGGATCTACCAGCACGCCGGCCGCCGCGCCCTCCAGCAGGCCACCGACCCCACCTGGTGGCAGATCTACCTCCAGTTCACCGACTGGGACAGCGCCGAGCAGACCGCCGCCGAGCACCTCGCCCCGCTCCTGAACGATGCCGGGACCGGCGGCCCCATCAGCGCCTGGTGGTTCATCCGCAAACGCCCCTGCTGGCGCCTGCGCATACGCCTGAACCCCCGCAGCCACGCCACCACCCGCGTCAGCACCGCCCTGGACCGCCTCACCGCAGCCGGCCGGATCCAACGCTGGTGGACCGGGATTTACGAACCCGAAACCCCCGCCTTCGGCGGCCCTGACGGCATGACATGCGCCCACGAACTCTTCCACGCCGACAGCCGAGCCATCCTCGCCCTGCACCACCACACCAACCCGCTCGGCCGCCGCGAACTCTCCGTCCTGCTGTGCACCGTCCTGATGCGCGCCGCCAGCCTGGAATGGTACGAAATGGGCGACACATGGCACCAGGTCACCGCCGAACGTCCCCTTCCCCCTGATATCCCGCCGCACCGACTCCAGGGCATGGCCCAGGACCTGCGCCAGCTCCTGCGTGCCGACACCACCCCGGACGGACCCATGCTCGGCCCCGCCGACCCCATAGGCTTCGCCGCCCCATGGGCCGCCGCCTTCCGCCAGGCAGGCCACACCCTCGGGGCAGCAGCACGGAACGGGTCACTGGACCGCGGCCTGCGCCAGATCCTCGCCTACCACGTGATCTTCCACTGGAACCGCCTCGGACTGCCCGCCCGCACCCAGAGCATCCTCGCCCGAGCAGCGCGGGACGCCATCATGGTCTCACCCAGCGACCCGCCCCTCATCTGA
- a CDS encoding helix-turn-helix domain-containing protein, which translates to MRPSGANASRADRPAFEHRALTLYGQGLSIRDVAAAVDRSYCGIHPTLAAAGLLRPRDGAPARTASATTTIDPDTPKDTFS; encoded by the coding sequence CTGCGGCCAAGCGGGGCCAACGCATCCCGCGCCGACCGGCCCGCCTTCGAGCACCGGGCCCTGACCCTGTACGGCCAGGGCCTTTCCATCCGGGACGTGGCGGCGGCCGTGGACCGCTCCTACTGCGGCATCCACCCAACCCTGGCCGCCGCCGGGTTGCTGCGCCCCCGTGACGGCGCCCCGGCCCGCACAGCCTCCGCCACGACCACGATCGACCCCGACACCCCCAAGGACACCTTCTCGTGA
- a CDS encoding tetratricopeptide repeat protein: MTGTTPGGEAAVGGLVRAGSITGDVHPHAPRTPVLRVPRQLDVQPVAWADRDSALADLERVRAARHGAGARGVVMLHGPAGSGKSALAARWLGQIADTYPDGQLTTDLSYATAPGDVLGAWLRALGEPVPGSTAGRMADWRSVTATRRLAIVVEGTVDAGRVRPLLPTGTGCLTVVTGRDPLPALDAAGAAFYRVGPLDETAARDLLTHGLDPDRVHPRALRRLADRCGGWPLAVPLARGHLATADPPDPDALLATLTAASRKTATMPLSTTLDSAYRALPPAEQHTYRAIGSLPVPLVDGCDLAALLALPVRTAYQHLVALRKRDLLTDTPFGMYRMPDAVREHAAARVVDEDDALSHSERLRRLWDWYLFAATAIEKALTPSHAAHDLPRDYAFLPAAADDEPLPFTLTEPAALAWLTPRQPALAAAIRTAADAGWDEMVWQLVVALWPMWHRLRNYETAIEMHELALEAVRRCRHARGEMIVHSTLAWAMRNAGRHDQAHGAYAQVHRLAEAAGDRHFTAQALHGRGNVLFDAGHYDQAAAPLRQALRIRGEIGYHRGVALTHLLLGRVATALADWHDAIIHLTAAREGLLTAGDAYDAARAQAFLGRARAAAGQPATGDQELCLALAEFHALDHHPWQGHCLEMRADIAAARGHTDAALGLLRQALAFHAGSTTDTTRVEQRITALARATP; this comes from the coding sequence GTGACCGGCACGACGCCCGGGGGCGAAGCTGCCGTCGGCGGCCTGGTGCGGGCCGGGAGCATCACCGGCGATGTCCACCCGCACGCCCCCCGAACGCCGGTGCTGCGGGTGCCGCGCCAACTGGACGTGCAACCGGTGGCGTGGGCGGACCGCGACAGTGCCCTGGCGGACCTGGAACGGGTACGGGCCGCACGCCACGGGGCCGGTGCCCGTGGCGTGGTGATGCTCCACGGCCCGGCCGGGAGCGGCAAGAGCGCGCTGGCGGCCCGCTGGCTCGGGCAGATCGCCGACACCTACCCCGACGGACAGCTCACCACCGACCTGTCCTACGCCACCGCGCCGGGGGATGTGCTGGGCGCGTGGCTGCGCGCCCTGGGCGAACCCGTCCCCGGCAGCACCGCTGGCCGCATGGCGGACTGGCGCAGCGTCACCGCCACCCGGCGCCTTGCCATCGTGGTGGAAGGCACCGTCGACGCCGGCCGGGTGCGGCCGCTGCTGCCGACCGGTACCGGCTGCCTGACCGTGGTCACCGGCCGGGACCCGCTGCCCGCCCTCGACGCGGCCGGCGCCGCGTTCTACCGGGTCGGCCCCCTCGACGAAACCGCCGCGCGGGACCTGCTCACCCACGGCCTGGACCCCGACCGTGTCCACCCGCGGGCGCTGCGCAGGCTGGCCGACCGCTGCGGCGGCTGGCCGCTTGCGGTCCCGCTGGCCCGCGGGCACCTGGCCACCGCCGATCCGCCCGACCCCGACGCCCTCCTCGCCACCCTCACCGCCGCATCCCGGAAGACAGCGACCATGCCACTGAGCACGACCCTCGACTCCGCCTACCGGGCCCTGCCGCCGGCCGAACAGCACACGTACCGGGCCATCGGGTCCCTGCCCGTGCCGCTGGTCGATGGGTGCGACCTCGCCGCGCTGCTTGCCCTCCCGGTGCGAACCGCCTACCAGCACCTGGTCGCGCTGCGGAAACGAGACCTGCTGACGGATACCCCGTTCGGGATGTACCGGATGCCGGACGCGGTCCGCGAACATGCCGCCGCCCGCGTCGTCGATGAGGACGACGCCCTGAGCCACAGCGAGCGGCTGCGGCGGCTGTGGGACTGGTACCTGTTCGCCGCCACCGCCATCGAGAAGGCCCTGACCCCCTCCCACGCCGCACACGACCTGCCGCGCGACTACGCGTTCCTGCCCGCCGCCGCCGACGACGAGCCGCTGCCGTTCACCCTCACCGAGCCAGCGGCCCTTGCATGGCTGACCCCCCGCCAGCCGGCGCTCGCGGCCGCCATCCGCACCGCCGCCGACGCCGGGTGGGACGAAATGGTGTGGCAGCTCGTCGTGGCGCTGTGGCCGATGTGGCACCGGCTACGGAACTACGAGACCGCCATCGAAATGCACGAACTCGCCCTGGAGGCGGTCCGCCGCTGCCGCCACGCCCGCGGCGAGATGATCGTGCACAGCACCCTGGCCTGGGCAATGCGCAACGCAGGCCGCCACGACCAGGCCCACGGCGCCTACGCGCAGGTCCACCGCCTGGCCGAGGCAGCCGGCGACCGGCACTTCACCGCCCAGGCCCTGCACGGCCGGGGCAACGTCCTCTTCGACGCCGGCCACTACGACCAGGCCGCAGCTCCGCTGCGCCAGGCCCTGCGTATCCGCGGCGAGATCGGCTACCACCGCGGCGTGGCGCTGACGCATCTGCTGCTGGGCCGGGTGGCCACCGCCCTGGCCGACTGGCACGACGCGATCATCCACCTGACCGCGGCCCGCGAGGGGCTGCTGACCGCGGGCGACGCCTACGACGCCGCCCGCGCCCAGGCGTTCCTGGGCCGCGCCCGCGCCGCCGCCGGCCAGCCCGCGACCGGCGACCAGGAACTATGCCTGGCCCTGGCCGAGTTCCACGCCCTGGACCACCACCCCTGGCAAGGGCACTGCCTGGAGATGCGCGCGGACATCGCCGCCGCACGCGGCCATACCGACGCCGCGCTTGGCCTGCTGCGCCAGGCCCTGGCCTTCCACGCCGGCAGCACCACCGACACCACCCGCGTCGAACAGCGCATCACCGCCCTCGCCCGCGCCACCCCCTGA